From bacterium, a single genomic window includes:
- a CDS encoding sialidase family protein has translation MRIRPIHPVVLCSIALLLCLAADVGAQSARSLPLWFDVSAAQPPNIKINTDATTELQNEEQVAVDPTNPNNLVAVWRDFRLGYRQVGWGYSHDGGASWIEGGLIPSTPYDRDSDPAIVCNSQGVFFSVILSFQDSGNEDGLYIPVSYDSGLTWSFWSIAVENFNSLFEDKEMMAVDNTGGPTDGSVYVAWARFGATTDIYCVRSFDGITFDLERLVSDQSGVQWPVPAVGAGGRVVIAWWSYARGAIMCDISTDQGWTWGTDRVLQNIDFYPSQINGGITTFGFPALTADVTGGPFHGRFYCAFVDYGPDGRLDLYMTRSLDGGLTWTGRQRINDDPLGNGVDQFHPWIAVNPDGVVSVAFYDRRLDPANLNFDLFVTHSFDGGLTWTPNQRVSEVSSSPFNAFGAKSVEPLTPYDPKIPIAYSPNAGLIGEYIGIAASRLRATTVFTDTRNGHQDVYAANVPLRLFPPKLMAPADAAISTDPAPTLQWADWSIYDSACIYTVEYATDPDFAVNVTRQSGLPGYTLETTPLADGIWHWRVRATDPFGDSSAWSASRRVWVDATPPVVPALLPPSPLDGAVTIDATPEFFWSASPAGNGTPVRYTLEVARDIDFTQDARTYSDLSATLWTIPDADSLARNATWYWRVEAVDSAGWHSGWSVAEDFLVIPPYVLGDYNNDGFLDVVDVVGMVNVAFRGGTTPAPPPERMDVNCDGAYDVVDVVLLVNHIFRATAAPHCP, from the coding sequence ATGCGAATTCGCCCGATCCATCCCGTCGTGCTCTGCTCGATCGCCCTGTTGCTGTGTCTGGCCGCCGACGTTGGCGCCCAGAGTGCCCGCAGTCTGCCGCTCTGGTTCGACGTCAGCGCCGCCCAGCCGCCCAACATCAAGATCAACACCGACGCCACCACCGAACTGCAGAACGAGGAGCAGGTCGCGGTCGACCCCACCAACCCGAACAATCTCGTCGCGGTCTGGCGAGACTTCCGCCTCGGCTACCGTCAGGTCGGCTGGGGGTACTCACACGATGGCGGCGCCTCCTGGATCGAAGGCGGGCTGATTCCCAGCACGCCCTATGATCGCGACTCCGACCCGGCGATTGTCTGCAATTCTCAGGGCGTTTTCTTCTCTGTCATTTTGTCATTCCAGGACAGCGGCAACGAGGATGGACTCTACATCCCGGTCTCCTACGATTCCGGCCTGACCTGGTCGTTCTGGTCGATCGCGGTGGAGAACTTCAACTCGCTGTTTGAGGACAAGGAGATGATGGCGGTCGACAACACCGGCGGACCGACCGATGGTTCGGTGTATGTGGCCTGGGCGCGTTTCGGCGCGACCACCGACATTTACTGCGTCCGCTCCTTCGACGGGATTACGTTTGATCTGGAACGTCTGGTTTCCGACCAGAGCGGCGTGCAATGGCCGGTGCCGGCGGTTGGCGCCGGTGGACGGGTGGTCATCGCGTGGTGGTCTTATGCCCGCGGCGCGATCATGTGCGATATCTCCACCGATCAGGGTTGGACCTGGGGCACGGACCGTGTCCTGCAGAACATCGATTTTTACCCCAGCCAGATCAACGGCGGCATCACCACATTCGGTTTCCCGGCGCTCACCGCCGATGTCACCGGCGGGCCGTTTCATGGCCGCTTCTATTGCGCCTTCGTCGACTATGGCCCCGATGGCCGGCTGGATTTGTATATGACGCGCTCGCTGGATGGCGGACTGACCTGGACCGGCCGCCAGCGCATCAACGACGACCCGCTGGGCAATGGTGTCGATCAGTTCCATCCCTGGATCGCTGTGAATCCCGACGGTGTGGTGAGTGTCGCCTTCTATGACCGCCGGCTGGATCCCGCCAATCTCAACTTCGATCTTTTCGTCACTCACTCCTTCGACGGCGGCCTCACCTGGACTCCCAACCAGCGCGTCAGCGAAGTCTCGTCGTCGCCCTTCAACGCCTTCGGCGCCAAGAGCGTCGAGCCCTTGACGCCCTATGACCCCAAGATCCCCATCGCTTACAGCCCCAACGCCGGGTTGATCGGCGAGTATATCGGGATCGCCGCCTCGCGCCTGCGCGCCACGACCGTCTTCACCGATACGCGCAACGGGCATCAGGATGTCTACGCCGCCAATGTGCCGCTGCGGCTTTTCCCGCCGAAATTGATGGCCCCGGCCGATGCGGCCATCTCGACCGATCCCGCGCCCACCCTGCAATGGGCCGACTGGTCGATCTATGATTCGGCGTGCATCTACACCGTAGAGTATGCGACTGATCCTGACTTTGCCGTCAACGTCACCCGGCAGAGCGGCCTGCCCGGTTACACTCTTGAAACCACCCCGCTGGCCGATGGCATCTGGCACTGGCGAGTGCGCGCGACCGATCCGTTCGGCGATTCCTCTGCCTGGTCGGCGTCGCGACGGGTCTGGGTCGATGCCACGCCGCCCGTCGTCCCCGCGCTGCTGCCTCCCTCGCCGCTGGATGGCGCCGTGACCATCGATGCCACTCCCGAGTTCTTCTGGAGCGCGTCGCCGGCCGGAAACGGCACGCCGGTCCGTTACACCCTTGAGGTTGCCCGCGACATTGACTTCACGCAGGATGCGCGGACCTACTCCGACCTGAGCGCAACTCTGTGGACCATTCCCGATGCCGACTCGCTGGCTCGAAACGCGACCTGGTACTGGCGTGTCGAAGCCGTCGACAGCGCCGGCTGGCATTCCGGCTGGTCGGTGGCGGAGGACTTCCTCGTCATCCCGCCCTACGTTCTGGGAGATTACAACAACGACGGCTTCCTCGATGTGGTTGATGTGGTCGGGATGGTCAATGTCGCTTTTCGCGGCGGCACGACTCCTGCGCCACCGCCCGAACGGATGGATGTCAATTGTGATGGCGCCTATGATGTGGTCGATGTGGTCCTGCTGGTCAACCACATCTTCCGCGCCACGGCGGCCCCGCATTGCCCCTGA
- a CDS encoding N-acetyltransferase, with protein sequence MQPRNVVAPADSRRDREEFLRFPEQLYARCPHWVCPLRAERRAFFDPRRNPFFANAEVQLFLARRDGQVVGRVSAHIYHPHNRTHNEKTGFFGFFECENNFETARALWDAARAWLAARGMTHMRGPANFTTNHEIGFLVDAFDHPPVIMMTYTMPYYLDFAERYGMVKAMDVYAYHTDDSRKFDDRAGRLVDRIRRRVGVTIRPIDMRRFDEEVDRVKIIYNGAWAPNWGFVPMDEAEFRHLGNELKQIIDPRIVLFAEVDGRPVGFSLALPDINQALIHVHGRLFPFGLFKLLWLTKVRKVCTRIRVLVMGILPEYQKRGIDTVLNYETDVRGRAAGYREAEMSWVLENNDEMNAVAKNLGYQRYKTYRIYEMAL encoded by the coding sequence ATGCAGCCGCGCAACGTCGTCGCACCCGCCGACAGCAGACGCGATCGCGAAGAATTTCTACGCTTTCCCGAGCAGCTCTACGCGCGTTGCCCCCACTGGGTCTGTCCGTTGCGGGCGGAGCGGCGGGCGTTTTTTGATCCGCGGCGCAATCCGTTCTTCGCCAACGCCGAGGTGCAGCTGTTTCTGGCGCGGCGCGACGGCCAGGTGGTCGGGCGGGTCAGCGCGCACATCTACCATCCGCACAACCGCACGCACAACGAGAAGACCGGCTTCTTCGGATTCTTCGAGTGCGAGAACAACTTCGAGACCGCGCGCGCCCTCTGGGACGCGGCGCGGGCATGGCTGGCGGCGCGCGGCATGACGCACATGCGCGGGCCGGCCAACTTCACCACCAACCATGAGATCGGGTTTCTCGTTGACGCTTTCGACCACCCGCCGGTGATCATGATGACCTACACCATGCCATACTACCTCGACTTCGCCGAGCGGTATGGCATGGTCAAGGCGATGGATGTGTACGCCTACCACACCGACGACAGCAGAAAGTTTGATGACCGGGCCGGCCGTCTGGTCGACCGAATCCGCCGGCGCGTCGGGGTCACGATACGTCCGATCGACATGCGCCGGTTTGACGAAGAAGTCGACAGGGTCAAGATCATCTACAACGGCGCCTGGGCGCCCAATTGGGGCTTTGTGCCCATGGACGAGGCCGAGTTCCGCCACTTGGGCAATGAGCTCAAGCAGATCATCGATCCGCGCATCGTCCTGTTCGCCGAGGTCGATGGCCGTCCGGTCGGCTTCTCGTTGGCACTACCCGACATCAACCAGGCGCTGATCCACGTGCACGGCCGCCTCTTCCCCTTCGGCCTGTTCAAACTGTTATGGCTCACGAAGGTCCGCAAAGTCTGCACACGCATCCGCGTGCTGGTAATGGGCATCCTGCCGGAGTATCAGAAACGCGGCATCGACACGGTGCTCAATTACGAAACCGATGTGCGCGGACGCGCGGCGGGGTACCGCGAAGCGGAAATGTCGTGGGTGCTGGAAAACAACGACGAGATGAACGCGGTGGCGAAGAACCTCGGCTATCAGCGCTACAAGACCTACCGGATTTACGAGATGGCCCTTTAA